The Devosia sp. MC521 genome has a segment encoding these proteins:
- a CDS encoding RNase H family protein, whose protein sequence is MKTKEHFKTGVLLVAGGARLGASGLGGVSLIKQQLEEDRVVRRRVFFKRHQAVSSQIEAEMLAAVAALKHAVQDGVETMVFRTSSQHVVKGMTEWMSGWEQNGWRNNKGKEVLHRDLWLILREIAGGLVINWEWASAKSDPLVASANAVADDAARGIFKAASDLKKYHPQLFAD, encoded by the coding sequence ATGAAAACGAAAGAGCATTTTAAGACTGGCGTTCTGCTGGTCGCGGGCGGCGCTCGCCTTGGGGCTTCTGGTCTAGGGGGAGTAAGTCTGATCAAGCAGCAACTTGAAGAGGATCGCGTTGTGCGACGCAGAGTGTTCTTCAAACGACATCAAGCCGTTTCAAGTCAGATTGAAGCAGAAATGCTAGCAGCAGTCGCTGCCCTGAAACACGCGGTTCAGGATGGCGTGGAGACAATGGTGTTTCGGACCTCGAGCCAACATGTCGTTAAGGGGATGACTGAGTGGATGTCCGGGTGGGAGCAAAATGGTTGGCGAAACAACAAGGGCAAAGAAGTGCTGCACCGTGATCTCTGGTTAATCCTCAGGGAGATTGCCGGCGGTCTGGTTATCAATTGGGAATGGGCGTCAGCAAAATCAGACCCCTTAGTTGCATCGGCTAATGCTGTGGCTGATGACGCTGCTCGCGGCATTTTTAAAGCGGCCAGTGACTTGAAGAAATATCACCCACAACTCTTTGCGGATTAA